Sequence from the Ooceraea biroi isolate clonal line C1 chromosome 5, Obir_v5.4, whole genome shotgun sequence genome:
AGTCGGTAAGATAAACAGAGAGAATGCAGGTCAATCGCGTTCATTGAACTAGCGCGTATGCCGGTTAACCGGGATTTCTCGATCATTTGCAGGTTCTGAAAGACGTGCAGAAGGAATTACTGGCGTACGGAAACACGCAGATCAGCATTCTCGAATTAAGCCACCGGTCGAACGATTTCAAAAAAGTTATTGACGATGCGCAGGCTACGTTGCGAGATATTCTGTAAGTCTAAAAACAAAATCAAGTTGTTCACTGAATTGAAACCGAGTTTGAAAGTGCTGTGAACGCACTATTATAGTAATGTTATAACTtatgatgaaataataaactgCAGCGATATCTTCACTATTGcacaatatttcaaattatatttgagATAAAAAAACTCGAATCATGTGATATCTGAGAATTctcgaatttaatatttcgatgTTCCTAAGCATTTCGAACGATTTCTTTTTGATTTcttaatgcaaattttacaATGGTCAAACGGTTAAaggattcaattaattaaatttaagatctttttaattctggaatttaataaatatatcctgttccaagtaaaaatatagaaacatatataaaaatcgcCATTAACTACGGATTTTGACAAAAAACATTTCTTCTTTAAAGCAACATTCCCGACAACTATAAAATCCTGTTTATGCAAGGAGGCGGCACCGGAATATTCGCAGCAGTTCCGTTGAACATTATGAACACCGGCACCGCGGATTATTTAGTAACGGGTGAGAAAAAATTCTGCACATGgtgaatttataattacttgaAGCAACAtgacgaataaaaatatttgtttgtaGGCTCGTGGTCGGCGAAAGCGGCGAAGGAAGCGGCCAAGTACGGAAAAGTGAACATGGTACTGCCGAAAACGACGAAGTACACGGAAATCCCAGACCCGTCTACTTGGAACTTGAATCCGAACGCATCCTACGTTTACTATTGCGCCAATGAAACCGTCCATGGTAATTGAAATATTCTAAGCCTTCTCTTTGCtatctcaattatttttacgattaATTCATTACGCGAATGCTGAAATAAATGAGTGCTTTCAGGAATCGAATTCGATTACGTTCCGGAGACGAACGGCGTGCCGCTTGTCGCCGACATGTCATCCAATATACTTACGAAGCCTCTCGACGTATCTAAAGTAAGGATCATACAAGATCATCTCGTACCGAGACGATTGAGTTTGACGGATTTTGTATCACGCATGATCTCTCATCATTTCGACACTTTCTAACGATGTTGAAAAATTCCAACGCGTGATAGAACTGTTTGCGATAACTCGTGTGTCGACACTATTTGCTCAGCTCACTATATAtctctatatattattatttatttattccctatatattattatatttttcgtttgtatattataatttgcaaaCCTGCAGTTTTACTTTTGTGTCAGTCTGcacgaaaattttattttctacttttacttttttgtgGAATTTTGCGGAGAAAGATAGATAAATGTCTTAAGAGTAGCAGTTTctaaacaaaaattttacCTTCAAAACACTGTGCCATTACATCACACATTTTTCCAGTTTGGAATCATCTTTGCGGGCGCGCAGAAGAATATCGGACCGGCTGGTGTTGCCTTAGTGATCGTGCGAGACGACTTGCTCGGTCGTGCCATGGAGGTGTGCCCGACAGTGCTGAGTTTCACTGTCATGGCAAACGATAATTCTCTTCATAACACACCGCCTGTTTTTCAGTGAGTGTTTCAGTCACTGAAATCAGTCACCTGATTTTAGAATCAATTTCTCCTCAACGAGAACCTCTATCAATACCAGGCCATTGATTGTTTCAGAATATACGTGGTAGGTTTGGTGTTTGAATGGATCAGAAAGCGCGGTGGGGTCGAAGGCATGCAGAATTTCGCGAGGAAGAAGAGCAACAAGATATACGACGTGATCGATAACTCGGGAGGCTTCTACACGTGTCCCATCAAGCTGGATTCGCGCAGTAAGATGAACATTCCGTTCAGGATAGGAAGCGGCAATGAGGAACTCGAGAAGGAATTTCTTTCTGGTGCCGCAGCTCGCGGTATGTTGCAGCTAAAGGGTCACAGGTGAATGgacaatttttaaacaatgcaCGACGTTTACAATCGCGTGACATATTTTCCAAacattatttcaagattttctaattttataatagaagaacaatattttatgaacaCGGCCCTTTTAGATCTGTGGGTGGAATACGCGCGTCTTTGTACAACGCTGTCACGCAAGAAGAGGCGGAGACATTGGCCAATTACATGAAGTCATTCTACAAGGAACACTACAACAAGGctggaaaataatataacttcGAATACtcgaaaagataattttattattttttcgattATAAAAGTATCAAGTTTGAACAAAAcatttaaagaagaaaaaatgtttcttgtAAATACATGTTTGTATGTCCTATATAGAACTTTTGTatacaacaatttttcacgta
This genomic interval carries:
- the LOC105281179 gene encoding probable phosphoserine aminotransferase, whose amino-acid sequence is MTDQSGKPGVINFGAGPAKLPHEVLKDVQKELLAYGNTQISILELSHRSNDFKKVIDDAQATLRDILNIPDNYKILFMQGGGTGIFAAVPLNIMNTGTADYLVTGSWSAKAAKEAAKYGKVNMVLPKTTKYTEIPDPSTWNLNPNASYVYYCANETVHGIEFDYVPETNGVPLVADMSSNILTKPLDVSKFGIIFAGAQKNIGPAGVALVIVRDDLLGRAMEVCPTVLSFTVMANDNSLHNTPPVFQIYVVGLVFEWIRKRGGVEGMQNFARKKSNKIYDVIDNSGGFYTCPIKLDSRSKMNIPFRIGSGNEELEKEFLSGAAARGMLQLKGHRSVGGIRASLYNAVTQEEAETLANYMKSFYKEHYNKAGK